A genomic stretch from Antarcticibacterium flavum includes:
- a CDS encoding arginine decarboxylase, whose amino-acid sequence MNTKYSDLIDQTYYFPQEEFTLENNELKFHDIDLMELVEKYGAPLKFTYLPKISDNIHRAKTWFHNAIKKHNYKGSYNYCYCTKSSHFEHVLNEALKNDIHIETSAAFDINIVEKLKASGKISDDTYVICNGFKRDQYITNIANLLNSGHKNCIPIIDNYEEIDLLSEEINGKYQIGIRIASEEEPKFEFYTSRLGIGYKNIVPFYNKKIKENEQVNLKMLHFFINTGIRDTAYYWNELNKCLQVYIDLKKVSPTLDSLNIGGGFPIKNSLHFEYDYQYMVEEIINQIKLTCEDAGVEVPHIFTEFGSFTVGESGGAIYEILYQKQQNDREKWNMINSSFITTLPDTWAISKKFVMLAINRWNDEYERVLLGGLTCDSDDYYNSEQHTNAIYLPKYRRDRPLYIGFFNTGAYQETIGGFGGLQHCLIPQPKHILIDRDEDGNLRTELFSEQQTSDDLLNILGYGKNK is encoded by the coding sequence TTGAATACTAAATACAGCGATCTAATCGACCAGACATATTATTTTCCCCAGGAAGAGTTCACACTGGAAAATAACGAATTAAAATTCCACGATATTGACCTAATGGAACTGGTGGAAAAATATGGTGCCCCACTCAAGTTCACCTATCTTCCCAAAATCTCTGATAATATTCACAGAGCTAAGACATGGTTCCATAATGCAATAAAGAAGCATAATTACAAGGGTAGTTACAATTATTGTTATTGTACCAAAAGCTCTCATTTTGAACATGTTCTTAATGAGGCCCTTAAAAATGACATTCATATCGAAACATCTGCGGCTTTCGATATAAATATTGTGGAAAAGCTGAAAGCTTCGGGAAAAATTTCAGATGACACTTATGTTATCTGCAATGGTTTCAAGCGCGACCAGTATATTACGAACATTGCAAATCTCCTTAACAGCGGCCATAAGAACTGCATTCCAATTATTGATAACTACGAGGAGATCGATCTGCTTTCAGAAGAGATCAATGGGAAATATCAAATAGGAATTCGCATAGCTTCTGAGGAGGAACCAAAATTTGAATTCTATACTTCAAGGCTGGGAATTGGATACAAGAATATTGTGCCTTTTTACAACAAGAAAATAAAAGAGAATGAGCAGGTTAATTTAAAGATGCTGCATTTCTTCATAAATACCGGGATAAGGGACACGGCCTATTACTGGAATGAACTTAATAAGTGCTTACAAGTTTATATCGATCTTAAAAAAGTATCTCCCACCCTGGACAGCCTTAATATTGGCGGTGGTTTCCCAATAAAGAATTCCCTTCATTTTGAGTACGATTACCAGTATATGGTAGAGGAGATCATTAACCAGATAAAATTGACCTGTGAAGATGCCGGCGTAGAGGTTCCACATATATTTACAGAATTTGGTTCTTTCACGGTAGGTGAAAGCGGGGGTGCCATTTATGAGATACTCTATCAAAAACAACAGAACGACAGGGAAAAATGGAATATGATCAACTCTTCTTTCATTACTACCCTGCCAGATACCTGGGCAATAAGCAAGAAATTTGTCATGCTGGCCATTAACCGCTGGAATGACGAGTATGAAAGGGTGCTTTTAGGAGGCCTTACGTGTGATAGTGATGATTATTATAACTCAGAGCAACACACAAATGCTATCTATCTTCCAAAATACAGGCGGGACAGGCCATTATACATTGGATTCTTTAATACCGGGGCTTACCAGGAAACCATTGGAGGTTTTGGAGGCTTACAACACTGCCTTATTCCGCAGCCAAAGCACATTTTAATTGACAGGGATGAGGATGGGAATTTAAGGACAGAGCTCTTTAGTGAACAACAAACATCAGATGATCTCCTGAACATCCTGGGATATGGAAAAAACAAATAG
- a CDS encoding pseudouridine synthase: MSRNDKSSGKTYGGRQGGGERKPKGGPRGDSPGNQNTAPRSGSSKKSMARGNAPVGPTGSKPAAKKDDGMRLNKYVANSGVCSRRDADIYIAAGNVTVNGKPVTEMGYKVKPGDEVKFDGQKLNPEKPEYILLNKPRGFFTTGSTEKGSKTVMDLISKATKAKVVPVGKLDRQASGLLLFTNDGTLEKQLGKPKNGIRQIYHVELTKPVAQDDLDKISAGITLEDGKVKVQEVSYVDGRPKNEIGLEINSVKPHVVQRMFKSLGYEVEKLDRVVFGGLTKKDLPRGNWRVLTKQEVINIKML, translated from the coding sequence ATGAGCAGGAATGACAAATCTTCAGGTAAAACGTATGGCGGCAGGCAGGGTGGCGGCGAAAGAAAGCCAAAAGGCGGTCCTCGTGGAGATTCTCCTGGAAATCAAAATACAGCACCGCGTTCCGGATCCTCAAAAAAATCCATGGCCAGGGGCAATGCTCCCGTTGGACCAACAGGCTCCAAACCGGCTGCCAAAAAGGATGACGGGATGAGGTTAAATAAATATGTAGCTAACTCTGGCGTGTGTTCGAGAAGGGATGCCGATATCTATATTGCAGCAGGAAATGTTACCGTAAATGGTAAACCCGTTACAGAAATGGGCTATAAGGTAAAGCCCGGGGATGAAGTGAAATTTGACGGACAAAAACTGAATCCAGAAAAACCCGAATATATCCTTCTTAATAAACCTCGTGGTTTCTTTACTACAGGAAGCACAGAGAAAGGATCTAAAACTGTGATGGACCTTATTTCCAAAGCTACTAAAGCAAAAGTTGTACCTGTAGGAAAACTGGACAGGCAGGCCAGTGGTTTACTTCTATTTACCAATGATGGCACGCTTGAAAAGCAACTTGGAAAACCAAAGAATGGAATAAGACAAATCTATCACGTAGAGCTTACAAAACCCGTGGCCCAGGATGATCTTGATAAAATAAGCGCAGGTATTACCCTTGAAGACGGGAAGGTCAAAGTGCAGGAAGTAAGTTATGTAGATGGCCGCCCAAAAAATGAAATTGGACTGGAGATCAATAGTGTAAAACCTCATGTGGTACAGCGAATGTTCAAGAGCCTGGGTTACGAAGTGGAAAAACTGGACCGGGTGGTATTTGGTGGCCTTACTAAAAAGGACCTGCCACGCGGCAACTGGCGAGTTCTAACAAAACAGGAGGTAATCAACATCAAAATGTTATAG
- a CDS encoding geranylgeranylglycerol-phosphate geranylgeranyltransferase — protein sequence MAAAKNKRLMLKMLSLFSVVRGYNILVLVIAQYLTSAFILAPELPLREVIFDDYLFFLILSSATVIASGYIINNFYDSEKDLINRPRKTMLDRFISQRTKLSVYFILNFAAIFFASYVSFRAVVFFSIYIFMIWVYSYRIKRILFLGNLVASILAIIPFFVVFIYYKNFETVIFIHATFLYLMIVMRELVKDLENLKGDLIQNYKTIPVVYGENWSKFFLSILTVIAIIPILLLTTRFDIGLMDCYFYVSLLLLVFFVLFLYFSTAKWQYLLLHNILKLIIVAGVFSILLIEPSEVLNRVF from the coding sequence ATGGCTGCAGCTAAGAACAAACGTTTGATGCTTAAAATGCTGAGTTTGTTTTCAGTAGTGCGCGGTTATAATATTCTGGTTCTTGTAATTGCACAGTATTTGACTTCAGCTTTTATATTGGCGCCCGAACTGCCTCTGCGAGAGGTCATATTTGATGATTACCTCTTTTTTCTTATCCTTTCATCTGCCACGGTGATCGCGTCGGGCTACATAATCAATAACTTTTACGATAGCGAGAAAGACCTCATCAACCGGCCAAGGAAAACTATGCTGGACAGGTTTATAAGTCAGCGTACCAAACTTTCCGTCTACTTCATTCTCAATTTTGCCGCAATCTTCTTCGCCAGTTATGTTTCATTTAGAGCAGTTGTTTTCTTCAGTATTTACATATTTATGATCTGGGTCTACTCCTACCGCATAAAAAGAATTCTTTTTCTTGGTAACCTTGTTGCGAGCATTTTGGCTATCATTCCATTTTTCGTGGTCTTTATATATTATAAGAACTTTGAAACTGTCATATTTATACACGCCACTTTCCTTTACCTGATGATCGTAATGCGGGAACTGGTGAAGGACCTGGAAAACCTCAAAGGGGATCTTATCCAGAATTATAAGACGATACCGGTTGTTTATGGAGAGAACTGGAGTAAATTTTTTCTTTCAATTCTTACAGTTATTGCAATCATTCCTATTCTTTTGCTCACTACCAGGTTTGATATTGGTCTAATGGATTGTTACTTTTATGTCTCCCTGTTACTGCTGGTGTTTTTCGTTCTGTTTCTCTACTTCAGCACCGCAAAATGGCAATATTTATTATTGCATAATATTCTGAAATTGATCATTGTGGCGGGGGTTTTCAGTATCCTGCTTATAGAACCTTCAGAAGTATTGAACAGGGTTTTCTAG
- a CDS encoding mevalonate kinase family protein, translated as MKGPLFYSKILLFGEYGIIKDSKGLSIPYNFYNGALKVDENPTDEALKSNKSLHRFAKYLDELQSKNPELVSFDLESLNKDIERGMYFDSSIPQGYGVGSSGALVAAIYDEYANDKITVLENLTREKLLKLKKIFGEMESFFHGKSSGLDPLNSYLSIPILINSKDNIEPAGIPSQTENGKGAVFLLDSGTIGETAPMVQIFMENMKQEPFRKMLKEQFVKHTDACVDDFLQGDVKSLFGNIKKLSHVVLDNFKPMIPAQFHKLWKNGIDTNDYYLKLCGSGGGGYILGFTEDIDKARKALKDYKLEIVYNF; from the coding sequence ATGAAAGGACCATTATTTTATTCTAAGATTCTCCTGTTTGGGGAATACGGAATTATTAAAGATTCCAAAGGTTTATCCATCCCTTATAATTTTTACAACGGCGCCCTGAAAGTTGATGAAAATCCTACCGATGAGGCTCTTAAATCCAACAAGAGTTTGCATCGTTTTGCAAAGTACCTGGATGAGTTACAAAGCAAAAATCCCGAACTCGTTTCTTTTGATCTGGAATCCCTCAATAAGGATATTGAGAGAGGAATGTATTTTGACTCCAGCATCCCGCAGGGATATGGAGTGGGTAGTAGCGGAGCATTAGTGGCTGCTATTTATGATGAATATGCAAATGACAAGATCACGGTACTGGAAAACCTTACCAGGGAAAAATTACTGAAACTTAAAAAGATCTTCGGGGAAATGGAATCCTTCTTCCACGGAAAATCTTCCGGGCTGGATCCTCTGAATAGCTACCTTAGCATTCCAATCCTTATCAATTCAAAAGACAATATTGAACCTGCAGGCATTCCTTCTCAAACAGAGAATGGGAAAGGAGCAGTTTTCTTACTGGATAGCGGCACCATTGGCGAAACAGCTCCTATGGTACAGATCTTCATGGAAAATATGAAGCAGGAACCTTTTAGAAAAATGCTGAAGGAACAATTTGTTAAACATACAGATGCCTGTGTGGACGATTTCCTGCAGGGGGATGTAAAGTCCCTTTTTGGGAATATAAAAAAACTTTCCCACGTGGTTCTTGATAACTTCAAGCCTATGATCCCTGCCCAATTCCATAAACTTTGGAAAAACGGCATCGATACCAATGACTACTATCTTAAGTTATGCGGTTCCGGTGGAGGCGGGTATATATTAGGATTTACAGAGGATATTGACAAGGCAAGAAAAGCGCTTAAAGATTATAAATTGGAAATTGTATACAATTTCTAG
- the mvaD gene encoding diphosphomevalonate decarboxylase, whose amino-acid sequence MTIEEFVYTASKQEIKTGSVTWISPSNIALVKYWGKKKDQIPANPSISFTLNNCKTTTTLEFSKKKAAGDITDFDLYFEGSSKPEFKPKINSFFARIEKYCPYIKDYKFTISTENSFPHSSGIASSASGMSALALCIMSLEKELNPAIDEEFFNKKASFLARLGSGSACRSIEGPLIIWGKHVKTENSSDLYGSKYPYEVNDIFKNYQDTILLVDKGTKQVSSSIGHNLMHGHPFAEARFQQAHSNLEKLREIFKSGDLKAFIKIVESEALTLHAMMMSSNPYFILMKPNTLEIINRIWSFREETGLPVCFTLDAGANVHVLYPEKNKSEILEFIKNELVAYCEKEQYLCDEVGKGAEKL is encoded by the coding sequence ATGACTATTGAAGAGTTTGTATATACTGCCTCAAAACAGGAGATAAAAACAGGAAGTGTAACCTGGATTTCACCCAGCAATATTGCATTGGTAAAATACTGGGGGAAAAAAAAGGATCAAATTCCTGCCAATCCTTCCATAAGTTTCACCTTAAACAACTGCAAAACAACTACCACCCTGGAATTTTCTAAAAAGAAAGCAGCAGGAGATATTACAGACTTTGACCTTTATTTTGAGGGTAGCAGCAAACCGGAATTTAAACCAAAAATCAATAGTTTCTTTGCGCGTATTGAGAAATACTGTCCTTATATAAAAGATTATAAATTCACTATAAGCACAGAGAATTCCTTTCCCCACAGTAGCGGGATAGCTTCCTCTGCCAGCGGGATGAGTGCTCTTGCATTGTGTATTATGAGCCTTGAAAAGGAACTTAACCCGGCGATAGATGAGGAATTTTTCAATAAAAAAGCATCGTTCCTGGCCAGGCTGGGATCTGGAAGTGCCTGCAGGAGTATAGAAGGCCCTTTGATAATTTGGGGGAAACATGTAAAAACAGAGAATAGCAGTGATCTATATGGATCAAAATATCCATATGAGGTCAATGATATTTTTAAGAATTATCAGGATACTATCCTGTTGGTAGATAAAGGTACCAAACAGGTAAGCAGCAGTATAGGTCATAATTTAATGCATGGTCACCCTTTTGCTGAGGCCCGTTTTCAACAGGCACATAGTAATCTTGAAAAACTCCGGGAAATATTTAAAAGCGGGGATCTAAAAGCTTTTATTAAAATAGTAGAAAGCGAAGCTCTTACCCTTCACGCTATGATGATGAGCAGCAACCCCTATTTCATTCTAATGAAACCCAATACCCTGGAGATCATTAACAGAATATGGAGTTTTCGGGAAGAAACTGGCCTGCCTGTTTGCTTTACACTGGATGCCGGGGCCAATGTTCATGTGCTGTATCCCGAAAAAAATAAATCGGAAATTTTAGAATTCATTAAGAATGAGTTAGTTGCGTATTGCGAAAAGGAACAGTATCTTTGCGACGAAGTTGGAAAGGGAGCAGAAAAATTGTAA
- a CDS encoding TspO/MBR family protein, whose translation MTAKLFIRISLAIGASLFIGFMGSLATQEGIVEWYPSLVKPWFNPPNWIFGPVWIVMYILMGIAAGIVWSKGFYHKWVQTALYHFGFQLLLNAAWSLLFFGLKEPLWALIDITALFIVLLLTIKWFRVVNNTAAYLLIPYAVWVLFAAILNFEIWWLNS comes from the coding sequence ATGACGGCTAAATTATTCATAAGGATCTCGCTGGCAATAGGTGCATCCCTGTTCATTGGATTTATGGGATCCCTTGCTACTCAGGAGGGTATAGTAGAGTGGTACCCTTCGCTTGTCAAGCCCTGGTTTAATCCGCCCAACTGGATCTTTGGGCCGGTTTGGATCGTGATGTATATTTTGATGGGAATTGCAGCCGGGATCGTTTGGAGCAAGGGGTTCTATCATAAATGGGTGCAAACCGCACTTTATCATTTTGGCTTTCAGCTCTTACTAAATGCAGCGTGGTCACTTTTGTTTTTCGGACTTAAAGAGCCATTATGGGCTTTAATTGATATTACTGCCCTGTTTATTGTCCTGCTGCTCACCATCAAATGGTTTAGAGTGGTGAACAATACTGCTGCTTATCTTCTTATACCCTACGCCGTTTGGGTGCTTTTTGCCGCGATCCTCAACTTTGAGATCTGGTGGCTTAATTCATAG
- a CDS encoding BaiN/RdsA family NAD(P)/FAD-dependent oxidoreductase — protein MREYDIIIIGGGAAGFFAAINAAEMDPSAKILILERGKEVLTKVRISGGGRCNVTHAEFIPSELIKNYPRGTKELRGPFHTFMTGDTIAWFEERGIELKIEEDGRMFPVSDSSETIITCFQDEVNRLGVKVERNRPVTTIENPGENWIISTSKEQFKTEKLLLATGSNPKIWKLLEGLGHTLVPAVPSLFTFNIKDPRIKDLPGVATRALVKIKDEKLKSEGPLLITHWGMSGPAILKLSAWGARELNKHDYNFNIIVNWLPQWTREDILEKLKELKFSQAKQQVFKYAQFDLPKRLWRSLAAAACIKETATWADLSKNELQDLARQLTAAEFQVNGKSTFKDEFVTAGGIELSEVNFKTFESKLHKNLFFAGEILNIDAITGGFNFQNAWTGAYIAAKAMTGTG, from the coding sequence ATGAGAGAATACGACATTATAATAATAGGCGGGGGAGCTGCGGGATTTTTTGCCGCGATCAATGCTGCAGAGATGGATCCTTCAGCAAAGATCCTTATCCTGGAACGGGGAAAGGAAGTTCTTACCAAGGTAAGGATATCTGGCGGTGGCAGGTGCAATGTGACTCACGCCGAATTCATCCCTTCAGAATTAATAAAAAACTACCCGCGGGGTACCAAGGAACTTCGGGGCCCTTTCCATACCTTCATGACCGGGGATACCATTGCCTGGTTTGAAGAAAGAGGGATCGAATTAAAGATCGAGGAAGACGGCAGGATGTTCCCGGTTTCAGATTCTTCAGAAACTATTATTACCTGTTTTCAAGATGAGGTTAATCGGTTAGGAGTTAAGGTTGAAAGGAACCGGCCGGTTACCACAATAGAAAACCCCGGCGAAAATTGGATTATTTCCACCTCCAAAGAACAATTCAAAACTGAAAAACTGCTGCTGGCCACAGGAAGTAACCCGAAGATATGGAAATTGCTGGAAGGCCTGGGACATACCCTCGTTCCCGCTGTTCCTTCCTTATTTACGTTTAATATAAAGGATCCCCGAATTAAGGATCTTCCCGGCGTTGCCACCAGGGCTTTAGTGAAAATTAAGGACGAGAAACTAAAAAGTGAAGGACCATTATTAATAACCCACTGGGGGATGAGCGGCCCCGCTATCTTGAAACTTTCTGCCTGGGGAGCAAGGGAGTTAAACAAACACGACTACAACTTCAATATCATAGTAAACTGGCTGCCTCAATGGACCAGGGAAGATATTCTGGAAAAATTAAAGGAGCTTAAATTTTCCCAGGCTAAACAGCAGGTCTTTAAATATGCCCAATTTGACCTTCCTAAAAGGCTCTGGAGAAGTCTCGCGGCAGCTGCCTGCATAAAGGAAACAGCCACCTGGGCAGATCTCTCCAAAAATGAGCTGCAGGACCTGGCCAGGCAACTCACCGCGGCTGAATTTCAGGTGAACGGAAAAAGCACTTTTAAAGACGAATTTGTTACCGCAGGAGGTATTGAATTATCTGAGGTCAACTTTAAAACCTTTGAAAGCAAATTACACAAGAACCTTTTCTTCGCGGGAGAGATCCTGAATATTGATGCCATCACCGGCGGATTTAATTTTCAAAATGCCTGGACAGGCGCTTACATCGCTGCAAAGGCAATGACGGGAACAGGCTAA
- a CDS encoding glycerophosphodiester phosphodiesterase produces the protein MELKKIGHRGAKAHVAENTLESISKALEFKVDAIEIDVHRCQTGELVVIHDFTLDRTTNGSGEVCRKSLQELQELLVEGKYKIPLLTEVLDLISGKCQINIELKGSNTAEEACKIIQKYIKEKGWEYEDFIVSSFQQNELFKVFHCDPEIPLGVLSKASVAEALELGNKINAKAIHPSIGIISRANVQDCKKAGFQVNVWTVNEPEAIARMKDFGVDGIISDFPDLL, from the coding sequence ATGGAACTAAAGAAAATTGGGCATCGCGGGGCTAAGGCACACGTGGCAGAGAATACACTGGAAAGCATCTCCAAAGCTCTGGAATTTAAGGTAGATGCCATAGAAATAGACGTTCACCGGTGCCAGACAGGAGAGCTGGTCGTAATTCATGATTTCACCCTGGACCGCACCACCAATGGCAGTGGAGAAGTATGCCGCAAGTCCCTCCAGGAACTACAGGAGCTTCTGGTAGAAGGAAAATACAAAATTCCCTTGCTTACAGAAGTGCTTGATCTAATATCTGGAAAATGTCAAATTAATATTGAGCTGAAGGGAAGCAACACTGCGGAAGAGGCCTGCAAAATAATACAGAAGTACATAAAAGAGAAAGGCTGGGAATATGAGGATTTTATCGTTTCCAGTTTTCAGCAGAATGAGCTTTTTAAAGTATTTCATTGCGACCCTGAAATACCGCTGGGGGTTTTGAGCAAGGCAAGTGTGGCTGAAGCTCTTGAGCTGGGAAATAAAATTAATGCAAAAGCCATTCACCCTTCCATTGGGATCATCTCCAGGGCCAATGTCCAGGATTGTAAAAAAGCAGGTTTCCAGGTAAATGTATGGACGGTGAACGAGCCGGAAGCTATTGCCAGGATGAAAGATTTTGGGGTGGATGGGATTATTTCCGATTTTCCAGATTTGCTTTAG